A window from Flavobacterium sp. 83 encodes these proteins:
- a CDS encoding S8 family peptidase, translating to MNSIKPIYLSAFALLVLAGCGASKQVSNSGVTLTAISAPLNITKKAPITENDLKRWSHLDLVKDTIPGMSVDRAYSELLKNKKGVKVIVGIVDSGVDIEHQDLKSVVWTNTKEIAGNGIDDDKNGYVDDIHGWNFLGDITKENYEYERIIKNKNIVDEVTYQAAKAANDTKITDAAKGKTRLEQMLVTLNEGDARLIKHFGKPVYTIEEVKAIVSQEPEVQKSKAAMEQMLSYGMPLADLKVAVQKQLDGFNSLLQGDNLSTDYRKVVGDNPEDITDTKYGNNNVMGPDKNAILHGTHVAGIVAQVRNNQLGGDGIANNVEILTVRAVPDGDEYDKDIALGIRYAVDNGAKVINGSFGKSFSPHKQWVYDAIKYAEKKDVLIVHAAGNDAKNLDTENNFPNDSDDKVTEFADNVITIGALNFEYGNKVVARFSNFGKNNVDVFAPGVKIYATTPNDTYKYLQGTSMASPNVAGVAAIIRSYYPKLSAQQVKHILMDSGVAITTEVIVGGKPAETRSFTTLSKSGKIVNAYNALLMAEKMSEK from the coding sequence ATGAATAGTATTAAACCAATTTATTTATCTGCATTTGCCCTATTGGTTCTGGCAGGATGCGGCGCTTCAAAACAAGTTTCTAATTCTGGTGTAACACTTACGGCAATAAGCGCACCTTTGAACATTACCAAAAAGGCACCAATAACTGAAAACGATTTAAAACGTTGGAGTCATTTAGACCTTGTAAAAGATACGATTCCGGGAATGAGCGTTGATAGAGCATATTCTGAATTATTGAAAAATAAAAAAGGAGTGAAAGTTATCGTGGGGATTGTAGATTCAGGAGTGGATATTGAGCATCAAGATTTAAAATCGGTGGTTTGGACCAATACAAAAGAAATTGCAGGAAACGGAATTGATGATGATAAAAATGGATATGTTGATGATATTCACGGTTGGAATTTCCTTGGAGATATTACTAAAGAAAATTACGAATATGAACGAATCATCAAGAACAAAAACATAGTTGATGAAGTAACATATCAAGCAGCAAAAGCGGCAAATGATACTAAAATTACCGATGCCGCTAAAGGGAAAACACGCTTGGAACAAATGTTAGTTACCTTAAACGAAGGTGATGCTAGATTAATCAAGCATTTTGGAAAACCAGTTTATACAATTGAAGAAGTGAAAGCAATTGTTTCACAAGAACCGGAAGTACAAAAAAGTAAAGCTGCTATGGAGCAAATGCTTTCTTATGGAATGCCTTTAGCTGACTTAAAAGTTGCTGTTCAAAAACAATTAGATGGTTTTAATTCGCTTCTACAAGGGGATAACCTATCAACAGATTACAGAAAAGTTGTGGGCGATAATCCGGAAGATATTACGGATACAAAATACGGAAATAACAACGTTATGGGGCCTGACAAGAATGCAATTCTTCATGGAACTCACGTTGCCGGAATCGTTGCTCAAGTTAGAAACAATCAATTGGGCGGAGACGGAATTGCAAATAATGTAGAAATCCTAACCGTTCGTGCGGTACCTGATGGTGATGAATACGATAAAGATATTGCTCTTGGTATTCGTTATGCAGTTGATAATGGCGCTAAAGTAATTAACGGAAGTTTTGGGAAAAGCTTTTCACCGCACAAGCAATGGGTTTATGACGCTATCAAATATGCAGAGAAAAAGGATGTATTAATTGTTCATGCTGCCGGTAATGATGCAAAAAATCTCGACACCGAAAATAATTTTCCTAACGATTCGGATGATAAAGTAACTGAGTTTGCTGATAATGTAATCACAATTGGTGCATTAAATTTTGAATACGGAAATAAAGTAGTGGCACGGTTTTCTAATTTTGGAAAAAACAATGTAGACGTTTTTGCACCGGGAGTAAAAATCTATGCGACTACACCAAATGATACTTACAAATATTTACAAGGAACATCAATGGCTTCGCCAAATGTTGCGGGAGTTGCAGCAATAATTCGTTCGTATTACCCAAAGTTATCTGCACAACAAGTGAAACACATTTTGATGGATTCAGGTGTGGCCATTACAACAGAGGTTATTGTTGGTGGAAAACCAGCTGAAACGCGTTCTTTTACTACCTTATCTAAATCAGGTAAAATCGTAAATGCTTATAATGCATTATTGATGGCTGAAAAAATGTCTGAAAAATAA
- a CDS encoding S8 family peptidase: protein MNHIKPIYYSAVAFFAIVGCTAQKQAPKTIAPITVSSPLVIKKNAPITEAELMRWSHLDLVKDTIPGMSVDKAYAELLKDKKGVKVIVGIVDSGVDIDHEDLKSVIWTNTKEIAGNGIDDDKNGFVDDIHGWNFLGDSGLENLEMTRILKKADDGSALYKNAKADYDKKYNEALEGKQQVDFLLNTNKVIQTYLKKDDYTLEELNAIVTTDETVNKSKMIMTRVIGQSGPKFAADIEEYRKYIYDQLNYNLNKEFNGRKAVGDNPDDINDNKYGNNVVYGPDKEEALHGTHVSGIIAQVRNNNIGGDGVANNVEIMAVRAVPNGDEYDKDIALAIRYAVDNGAKVINGSFGKSYSPHKQWVFDAIKYAEKKDVLFVHASGNDGNDIDLEKNINFPNDAEDNKIEFAKNVLTVGALNDVYGEAVVAPFSNYGKINVDVYAPGMEIYASVPNNKYKYEQGTSMASPNAAGVAALVRSYYPKLSAAQVKQILMDSGTPLPETVELGENQEKKLNAETSKSGKMVNAYNALIMAEKMSKN, encoded by the coding sequence ATGAACCATATTAAACCCATTTATTATTCTGCTGTTGCTTTTTTTGCAATTGTGGGATGTACTGCTCAAAAACAAGCTCCTAAAACTATTGCACCTATAACGGTAAGTTCTCCATTAGTTATCAAAAAAAATGCTCCTATCACTGAAGCTGAATTGATGCGCTGGAGTCATTTAGATTTAGTTAAAGATACGATTCCGGGAATGAGCGTTGATAAAGCGTATGCTGAACTATTGAAAGACAAAAAAGGAGTAAAAGTTATCGTGGGGATTGTAGATTCAGGTGTTGATATTGATCACGAAGATTTAAAATCAGTGATTTGGACCAATACAAAAGAAATTGCAGGCAACGGAATTGATGATGATAAAAACGGGTTTGTAGACGATATTCACGGTTGGAACTTCCTTGGGGATTCAGGACTTGAAAATTTAGAGATGACCCGTATCCTGAAAAAAGCAGATGACGGATCAGCATTATATAAAAATGCTAAAGCAGATTATGACAAAAAATACAATGAAGCTTTAGAGGGAAAACAGCAAGTAGATTTTCTTTTAAATACCAATAAAGTAATTCAAACGTATTTAAAGAAAGACGATTACACACTTGAAGAATTGAATGCAATTGTCACTACTGATGAAACTGTGAATAAAAGCAAGATGATTATGACTCGCGTTATTGGGCAGTCAGGACCAAAATTTGCCGCTGATATCGAAGAATACAGAAAGTACATTTACGACCAATTAAATTACAATTTAAATAAAGAATTTAATGGAAGGAAAGCAGTTGGAGACAATCCGGATGATATAAATGACAACAAATACGGAAACAATGTTGTTTATGGACCTGATAAAGAAGAGGCATTGCATGGAACGCATGTTTCCGGAATTATTGCACAAGTTAGAAACAACAATATTGGAGGTGATGGAGTGGCAAATAATGTTGAAATTATGGCCGTAAGAGCGGTTCCTAACGGAGATGAATACGATAAAGATATTGCTTTAGCGATTCGTTATGCTGTTGATAATGGCGCGAAAGTAATCAACGGAAGTTTTGGAAAAAGTTATTCTCCACACAAGCAATGGGTTTTTGATGCTATAAAATATGCTGAAAAGAAAGATGTTTTATTCGTACATGCGTCAGGAAATGATGGGAATGATATTGATTTAGAAAAAAACATCAATTTTCCAAATGATGCTGAAGACAACAAAATAGAGTTTGCTAAAAACGTTCTTACTGTTGGAGCTTTGAATGATGTATATGGAGAAGCGGTAGTTGCGCCTTTTTCTAATTATGGAAAAATCAATGTAGATGTGTATGCTCCGGGAATGGAAATTTATGCGTCTGTACCAAATAATAAATACAAATACGAACAGGGAACCTCAATGGCTTCTCCAAATGCGGCCGGTGTTGCAGCGTTAGTTCGTTCGTATTATCCTAAATTATCTGCTGCACAGGTGAAACAAATCTTGATGGACTCAGGAACGCCACTTCCTGAAACAGTAGAATTGGGAGAAAATCAAGAGAAAAAATTAAATGCTGAAACCTCAAAATCAGGAAAAATGGTGAATGCTTACAATGCTTTGATTATGGCTGAAAAAATGTCTAAAAATTAA